In the Betaproteobacteria bacterium genome, one interval contains:
- a CDS encoding cytochrome c — protein sequence MTYLFTSADEPGWLSRLFGKRWLRILFLLLAIPTLLASGFGIYLWQRFRGDTAIEYADIEQHFKYGSTGGEHESGFPYWIFQALPQVCAEHLPGKGYASLGLIYEEGKDLPIGMSKRRFTGIDRTFLNCAVCHAGTVRDAAQEKPRVYLGMPAMQLDIMGFEKFFFACAADPKFSAEYIVPEARRLVQAQGGDLDLIDRYVVYPVAVALMRERLLMLAGRFSFVMGQPDWGPGRVDTFNSAKVIFNFPMHQIADYEKNAPADFPSIWLQGPRAGMQLHWDGNNTKVEERNKSAAFGTGTTPPTIDLEKIGRIEQWLLAKEPPKYPYPVDKAKAARGAGLYKEYCADCHGAGARDFSGKSVGKVTPWQEVATDRRRLDSYSYELAVNQSTLYAGYPWRFQHFRKTNGYANMPLDGLWLRAPYLHNGSVPTLRDLLEPSARRPKVFYRGYDVYDPVKLGFKSNVAEEGARKYFRFDTEVAGNGNAGHEGRRYGTGLSIDDKESLVEFLKTF from the coding sequence ATGACCTACCTCTTCACTTCCGCGGATGAACCGGGCTGGCTCTCCAGACTGTTCGGCAAGCGCTGGTTGCGCATCCTGTTCCTGCTGCTCGCCATTCCGACCTTGCTCGCCAGCGGATTCGGCATCTACCTCTGGCAGCGCTTCCGCGGCGATACCGCGATCGAATATGCCGACATCGAACAGCATTTCAAATACGGTTCCACCGGCGGAGAGCATGAATCCGGGTTTCCCTACTGGATCTTTCAGGCCCTGCCCCAGGTCTGTGCCGAGCATCTGCCCGGCAAGGGCTACGCATCGCTCGGTCTGATCTACGAAGAGGGCAAGGATCTCCCGATCGGCATGTCGAAGCGGCGGTTCACCGGCATAGACCGTACTTTCCTGAACTGCGCCGTCTGTCACGCCGGCACGGTGCGCGATGCGGCGCAGGAAAAACCGCGCGTCTATCTCGGCATGCCCGCCATGCAGCTCGACATCATGGGTTTCGAGAAATTCTTTTTCGCCTGTGCCGCCGATCCGAAGTTCTCCGCGGAGTACATCGTTCCGGAAGCGCGCCGGCTGGTGCAGGCGCAAGGCGGCGACCTCGATCTCATCGACCGCTATGTGGTCTATCCGGTCGCCGTCGCGCTGATGCGCGAACGGCTGTTGATGCTCGCCGGACGTTTTTCTTTCGTGATGGGCCAACCGGACTGGGGCCCGGGTCGCGTCGACACGTTCAATTCGGCCAAGGTGATCTTCAACTTTCCGATGCACCAGATTGCCGATTACGAGAAAAACGCACCCGCCGATTTTCCCTCGATCTGGCTGCAGGGACCACGCGCGGGCATGCAGTTGCATTGGGACGGCAACAACACCAAGGTCGAGGAGCGCAACAAGAGCGCGGCTTTCGGCACCGGCACGACGCCGCCCACGATCGATCTCGAGAAGATCGGCCGCATCGAACAGTGGCTGCTGGCGAAAGAACCGCCGAAGTATCCTTACCCCGTCGACAAGGCGAAAGCGGCGCGCGGCGCCGGACTCTACAAGGAGTACTGCGCGGATTGCCATGGCGCCGGCGCGCGCGATTTCTCGGGCAAGTCGGTCGGCAAGGTCACGCCCTGGCAGGAAGTTGCCACCGACCGGCGCAGGCTCGATTCCTACAGCTATGAACTCGCGGTGAACCAGTCGACGCTTTACGCCGGTTATCCGTGGCGCTTCCAGCATTTCCGCAAGACCAACGGCTACGCCAACATGCCGCTCGACGGTTTGTGGTTGCGTGCGCCTTACCTGCACAACGGCTCCGTGCCGACGCTGCGCGACCTGCTCGAGCCGTCCGCAAGGCGGCCGAAGGTGTTCTATCGCGGCTACGACGTCTACGATCCGGTGAAACTGGGCTTCAAGTCCAACGTCGCGGAAGAAGGCGCGCGGAAATACTTCAGGTTCGATACCGAGGTCGCGGGCAACGGCAATGCCGGCCACGAGGGCCGGCGCTATGGCACCGGGCTCTCGATCGACGACAAGGAATCGCTGGTGGAATTCCTCAAGACATTCTGA
- a CDS encoding patatin-like phospholipase family protein yields MKADETTSRSIKRFPLRLCEVLEKEFVTTHGPLSKAPDWLLEKADVNCQKLREYFDSPFLSHNGRAISAIRDKLFTEPRPLHDGEWTKQFEQLLLLKLNELLLEPENLYDHTLLDRDSAAWQLARLHPGCSGQPRARTFQADATTSIAPKSERSAADQIAYDEQVQLNRILLEAAFPSDAIGRADTARLTALYKDIQNLRGPEGIRSALCLSGGGIRSAAFGLGVLGALARRGVLEKFDYLSTVSGGGYVGSWLSTWIHRHPQGLAGVIKELSTRAQEETEGLTTKTEPAPEPIRFLRDYSHFLNPKSGLFTADTWTWVGIYLRNLSLNWLVIIPFLLLVLSAPRLYSALAHSWRVKYGALMYGNGSLFPWLVWMTGCAVLLTLVCINVHRPSVTDTAGPNAPAASGRIRRRLNQAKEKLAHQGWLVILGVLPLFVFAISLTLLVWGLPHEKSALSWLQIRVILSQLPLPDMIEALGRIGFDHLVVWGEIIIFVGWLITFPLLPRRGLGKRFNELVAMLLAGFLAFSIISGLADYASQVGSRIEPAFELWSFTAYAAHLYTILAVPTVIAATLAGMTLFIGAVSKFQWIEDEDREWWARFGAWILIVMVGWVVLSAIALFGPPLLLEFPRLVGALGGVSGLIAVLLGKSSLTAATGQKNSAAAGQSKPAASLLGGSALTLASAVFLVVFLAFLALLTSAGLDAFFGWMGAVPGFEENAFLVALRDLFPAELAPLRQACGLQDALPLGISVFNDPQLHLEIVCQTRLRIIVTLIFGLVVFLAVASSIINLNKFSLHAVYRIRIVRTFLGASRGTDRRPNAFTGFDPLDDVQMHELQSGLLREGDINDLARFVGMLRGAMGKVSDTKTAPKDPAQLLVQLMCTPAYDPSAVLTTRLRNATPNAPVLKSLQQDVLETLNRVLETLRLDRARAFSEFRKQPGQKDALAIVDHYYGQGNVIFGNRKLVEMAFPEEIRKYEFPPPPPHKLMHVINLTLNLVHGSKLAWQERKAAPFVVTPMHSGTYYLGFRNSRDYGGEHGISIGTAVAVSGAAVSPNMGYSSSTLAALLLTLFNVRLGWWLGNPGVAGADTYRLAEPRVLLRPLWSEAFGLTDDQSPYIYLSDGGHFENMGLFEMVLRRCRFIVVTDAGADPDYQFEDLGNAVRKIRIDLGIPIEFESLPIHRKTGPDDDSGRYCAIGRIRYSTVDGEDAPDGMLICFKPVLCGKEPRDVQHYAAKNEAFPQEPTSNQFYGESQFESYRQLGEIAVETVFGEEPPPPSDNSWVVGVVDSVRNHLGDKGGKSYWIDAWLFGLK; encoded by the coding sequence ATGAAAGCCGATGAAACGACTTCTCGATCGATCAAGAGATTTCCGCTGCGTTTGTGCGAGGTTCTCGAAAAAGAGTTCGTCACCACCCACGGTCCGCTATCGAAGGCGCCCGACTGGCTGCTCGAGAAGGCGGATGTCAACTGCCAGAAACTGCGGGAATACTTCGATTCGCCTTTCCTGAGTCACAACGGCAGGGCCATCAGCGCAATCAGGGACAAGCTGTTTACGGAACCGCGTCCCCTGCACGACGGGGAATGGACGAAGCAGTTCGAGCAACTCCTGTTGCTGAAACTGAATGAACTGCTCCTGGAACCGGAAAACCTGTATGACCACACCCTGCTCGACCGCGACAGCGCGGCCTGGCAGTTGGCCCGGTTGCACCCGGGCTGCAGCGGGCAACCGCGGGCACGAACATTCCAGGCCGACGCCACCACGTCCATCGCCCCGAAATCAGAACGATCCGCCGCGGACCAGATTGCGTACGACGAGCAGGTCCAGTTGAACCGGATCCTGCTCGAGGCGGCATTCCCGTCGGACGCCATTGGCCGCGCGGACACTGCCCGGCTTACGGCGCTGTACAAGGACATACAGAACTTGCGCGGACCGGAGGGAATACGCAGCGCGCTTTGCCTGTCGGGCGGGGGGATACGCAGCGCGGCGTTCGGGCTCGGCGTGCTGGGGGCGCTGGCGCGCCGCGGCGTGCTGGAAAAATTCGATTATCTGTCCACCGTATCCGGCGGAGGTTATGTCGGCAGTTGGCTATCGACGTGGATCCATCGCCATCCACAGGGGTTGGCCGGCGTGATCAAGGAGTTGAGTACGCGGGCGCAGGAAGAAACGGAGGGCCTGACGACGAAAACCGAGCCGGCACCCGAGCCGATCCGCTTCCTGCGCGACTACAGCCACTTTTTGAACCCGAAATCGGGATTGTTCACCGCCGATACCTGGACGTGGGTGGGGATTTACCTGCGCAACCTTTCGCTGAACTGGCTGGTCATCATCCCGTTTCTGCTGCTGGTCCTGTCGGCGCCGCGTTTGTATTCCGCACTCGCGCATTCGTGGCGGGTCAAGTACGGCGCGTTGATGTACGGCAACGGCAGCCTGTTTCCCTGGCTCGTCTGGATGACGGGGTGTGCCGTCCTGCTGACGCTGGTCTGCATCAACGTGCATCGTCCCAGCGTGACCGATACGGCGGGCCCCAACGCACCCGCGGCGTCGGGCCGCATCCGGCGAAGACTGAACCAGGCGAAGGAAAAGCTGGCCCACCAGGGCTGGCTTGTGATCCTCGGCGTGCTGCCGCTCTTCGTCTTTGCAATTTCCCTGACGCTGCTGGTATGGGGATTGCCGCACGAAAAATCCGCGCTCAGTTGGCTTCAGATCCGGGTCATATTGAGCCAGTTGCCGCTGCCCGACATGATCGAGGCGCTGGGGCGCATCGGCTTCGATCATCTGGTGGTGTGGGGAGAGATCATCATCTTTGTCGGCTGGCTGATTACTTTTCCCCTGTTGCCGCGGCGGGGCCTGGGAAAGCGGTTCAACGAGCTGGTCGCCATGCTGCTCGCGGGCTTCCTGGCGTTCAGCATTATTTCGGGATTGGCGGACTACGCGTCGCAGGTGGGATCGCGCATCGAGCCGGCCTTCGAACTCTGGTCGTTCACCGCCTATGCGGCGCACCTCTACACCATCCTCGCGGTCCCTACGGTCATCGCGGCGACGCTGGCGGGCATGACGCTGTTCATCGGCGCCGTATCGAAATTCCAGTGGATCGAAGACGAGGATCGCGAATGGTGGGCACGGTTCGGCGCATGGATACTCATCGTCATGGTGGGATGGGTTGTCCTGTCCGCCATCGCGCTGTTCGGGCCGCCGCTGCTGCTGGAGTTTCCGCGCCTGGTCGGCGCGCTCGGCGGCGTATCGGGATTGATTGCGGTTCTGCTCGGGAAGAGCTCGCTCACCGCCGCCACGGGACAGAAAAATTCCGCGGCCGCAGGGCAGTCCAAACCGGCCGCATCCCTGCTGGGGGGAAGCGCGCTGACTTTGGCCTCCGCGGTTTTCCTCGTCGTCTTTCTCGCTTTCCTGGCGCTGCTCACCAGCGCCGGTCTCGATGCATTCTTTGGCTGGATGGGCGCCGTACCGGGCTTCGAGGAAAACGCTTTCCTCGTTGCGTTGCGCGACCTGTTCCCGGCCGAACTGGCCCCCCTCAGGCAGGCGTGCGGGCTGCAGGATGCATTGCCACTTGGAATCAGCGTCTTCAACGATCCGCAACTGCATCTTGAAATCGTCTGCCAGACGAGATTGCGCATCATCGTCACGCTCATATTCGGGCTGGTCGTGTTCCTCGCGGTGGCGAGCTCGATCATCAATCTGAACAAGTTTTCGCTTCACGCCGTATACCGGATTCGCATCGTCCGCACGTTTCTCGGCGCTTCGCGCGGAACCGACCGCCGGCCGAATGCTTTTACCGGCTTCGACCCGCTCGACGACGTGCAGATGCACGAACTGCAGTCCGGCCTGCTGCGCGAAGGCGATATCAACGACCTCGCGCGTTTCGTCGGCATGCTGCGCGGTGCAATGGGGAAGGTCAGTGACACCAAGACGGCGCCGAAAGATCCCGCGCAACTCCTGGTGCAGCTCATGTGCACCCCTGCGTATGACCCCTCCGCGGTGCTGACCACCCGTTTGAGAAATGCCACGCCCAACGCGCCGGTACTCAAATCGCTGCAACAGGACGTGCTGGAGACGCTCAACCGGGTTCTGGAAACCCTCCGCCTCGACAGAGCAAGGGCCTTCAGTGAGTTCAGAAAACAACCGGGACAGAAAGACGCGCTCGCGATCGTCGATCATTATTACGGGCAGGGAAATGTCATCTTCGGCAATCGCAAGCTCGTCGAGATGGCTTTTCCGGAAGAGATCAGAAAGTACGAGTTTCCGCCGCCGCCTCCGCACAAACTCATGCACGTGATCAATCTGACCCTCAATCTCGTGCATGGCAGCAAGCTCGCGTGGCAGGAACGCAAGGCCGCCCCTTTCGTGGTGACGCCAATGCATTCCGGCACCTATTACCTGGGTTTCCGCAACTCGCGCGACTACGGCGGAGAGCATGGAATTTCCATCGGCACGGCGGTCGCGGTTTCCGGCGCCGCCGTCAGTCCGAACATGGGGTACTCCTCATCCACACTCGCGGCGCTGCTGCTCACGCTTTTCAATGTGCGGCTCGGCTGGTGGCTGGGCAATCCCGGGGTCGCCGGAGCCGACACCTATCGTCTGGCGGAACCGCGGGTATTGCTGCGGCCGTTGTGGTCGGAAGCGTTCGGATTGACCGACGACCAGAGCCCGTACATCTATCTTTCGGACGGCGGGCATTTCGAGAACATGGGCCTCTTCGAAATGGTGCTGCGCCGCTGCCGCTTCATCGTAGTGACGGACGCGGGCGCGGACCCCGACTACCAGTTCGAGGACCTCGGCAATGCGGTGCGAAAGATACGCATCGATCTGGGCATCCCCATCGAATTCGAATCGTTACCGATACACCGGAAGACCGGACCGGACGACGACAGCGGGCGTTACTGCGCTATCGGTCGTATCCGCTATTCGACTGTCGACGGCGAGGATGCCCCGGACGGCATGCTGATCTGCTTCAAGCCCGTGCTTTGCGGCAAGGAACCGCGGGACGTCCAGCACTACGCCGCCAAGAACGAAGCGTTTCCGCAGGAACCGACCTCGAACCAGTTCTATGGAGAATCGCAATTCGAAAGCTACCGGCAACTGGGCGAGATTGCCGTAGAAACCGTTTTCGGAGAGGAGCCGCCACCGCCATCCGACAACTCCTGGGTAGTTGGCGTCGTCGATTCCGTGCGCAACCATCTGGGTGACAAGGGCGGTAAATCCTACTGGATCGATGCCTGGCTCTTCGGCCTGAAGTGA